The window GGCTGTCTCCCAGAGCGAGGATCCTGATCGGTTCGGCCTGCGCGGTCGTAGCAGGCAGCATCGTCAGGGCCAGCGTACACACAACCGCCGTAAAGCCTTGCACACTGGCAATCCGCCGTTTCCGCTCCCATGTCCGCTGCGCCATGTCCGCTCCCATCGTCCGCCTCACCGACATTCATCTGAGTCTCACGAGCGCCGCCGGTCCGGTCAACATCCTCCGCGGCGTGAGCCTCGCGGTGGATCGTGGATGCCATATGGCCGTGATCGGCCCGTCCGGCTCGGGCAAGTCGTCGCTCCTCGCCATTACGGCCGGGCTCGAACGTCCGACCATCGGTTCGGTCGAGATTGCAGGCCAGGACCTCGCCGCACTCGACGAGGACCAACTGGCCCGCTTCCGGGGAAGCAATATCGGGATCGTCTTCCAGTCGTTCCACCTTGTGCCGACCATGACCGCTATGGAAAACGTGGCGCTGCCGCTGGAGCTGGCGGGTGGCACCGACGCCCTGAAGCGCGCCGGCATCGCCTTGGGCGAGGTCGGGCTCGGTGATCGTACCGGTCATCTGCCGACCGAGCTTTCGGGTGGCGAGCAGCAGCGCGTGGCGCTGGCCCGTGCCCTGATCGCGCGACCGCCCCTGCTTCTGGCCGATGAACCGACCGGCAACCTCGACGGCGGCACTGGCAACACGATCGTGGCGTTGATGTTCGAGGCGGCGCGGGAAGCGGACGCAACCCTGGTGCTGGTGACCCACAACAGCGACCTGGCCCGGCGCTGCGACCGCACCGTCATCATCGAAGACGGCGAACTTCGGGACGCAGCGTGACCGGCCTCGTCCCGCGGCTCGCGCGGCGCG is drawn from Rhodospirillales bacterium and contains these coding sequences:
- a CDS encoding ATP-binding cassette domain-containing protein; amino-acid sequence: MSAPIVRLTDIHLSLTSAAGPVNILRGVSLAVDRGCHMAVIGPSGSGKSSLLAITAGLERPTIGSVEIAGQDLAALDEDQLARFRGSNIGIVFQSFHLVPTMTAMENVALPLELAGGTDALKRAGIALGEVGLGDRTGHLPTELSGGEQQRVALARALIARPPLLLADEPTGNLDGGTGNTIVALMFEAAREADATLVLVTHNSDLARRCDRTVIIEDGELRDAA